GCCCGTGGCATTGCCATACCAGTGGAAGTCCATCACATCTACGTATTGCCCGCCAAGGGCCTCAAGAATAGGTTTATAATGCTGATCGAAATTCGACAGGTAATCTGCCACCGGCGGCATACCCGGCACTCCGCCGATCAGGACCATACAGTCGGAGCACACCTCCTTGATCGCCGTATAGGTTATTCGCTGCAGGTCTGCAAAACCGCTTCTCAGGCTGCTAGGCTCGTTCCCTACCTGCCAATATTTGATGGGGCTGTGCAATCCCGACGCGGCATAAGAATCACCGCCATAGCGCCGCACCAGCGCCTTTACAAAGGCGACATATTTCTGCTCGTCCACGGGGAAATATGACCCTGCCAGACAGCGGCCTTCATCGATTGGCCCCTGTGGCGCAATGTTCGCCAGAATGTTCATTCCGGCCGGGACTCTGCTCCACTGTTGGTCATACCGCGTAAAATCGTAAGCCTCGCTCGCAAGATCGGGCTGGACCAGAAACCAATACGCATATACCCCATCTCGCGTCCATTTGACGCCGATGTTCGAAGCGTCCCCATACCCGTTACTGGTATATCCCTGTTTTGCAACCGAGGCTGGATGAAAACCAAAGGGACTTTCGATAACAGCGTCGCTAACAGTCAGGGTTGTGCTTCCTGCAATGTTCCCCGATGTCGCCGTAATGGTGGTCACGCCTGCGGTTGTTGCCGTTGCCAGACCGGTAATGTTAATAGTCGCAACCGCACTGTTTGAAGATGTCCAGGTTGCTGAACTGCTCAGGTCTTGGGTTGAACTGTCCGAATATGTCCCAATTGCCGTAAACTGTTGTGTATTCCCCACCGTGATACTCGGGTTGGCCGGTGTTACTATAATCGAGACCAACGTTGCAGATGTATTGTCACTTCCACTATCGCGGCCATTACCTCCGCCACCCCCGCAGGAACACAACATTACAGCAAGAAGCGCAGACAGGATTATTGTTACCCTCATTGTGCCCCCTCCTCTGCACGCTTTTTATCTAATCGGCATCATCTGCCAGGTTGAGGCCTTATCGGACCGTTGCGCTCATCCGCAGTCCTGGGAGAAAATCTCTGATCCCTGCTGCCAGGTCCGTCGCCCCTTCTTTCTCTTGCCTCATCGATAAGTTCCCGGATTTCCCTGTTGAATTCCTGCTGAAAGAGAACATACTTCGCCTGCTGCTCCAAAGACAGGATATTCCTGAGTTCAGCACGCTCCTCATCATTGGTCCGCTGCAACGCAGTATGGTTCTGTTCGAGACGATCGAGAGCAGCCTTCATCTTCGCCTCATTCTTTTCCTTCACCGCCGCTCTCAACTCGCGCATGCCCTCGCGAACCCCTGTCTCGGCCTCTGCCCTCTTCCTGTCGCAACTGTTGAGCACCGGAAACACCTGTGCCGAGATCTTCTCGTTGAGGTCAAGAGCGCTGGTCAGCTTCCACATTCTCATGGTCTCGATCTTTTTCCTGACCTTCTCCATCTGCTCCTTCGAAGGCGGTCTGTCCCGATCGTCAAAGGGCTCGGCAATCGCTGCCGCGGACCATGCCGTAAGAAACACAAACACCAGTAAGCCGGTAATCTTTCTATTCATTTTCATCCTCCTGTTTGATCTTTTGTCCGCAATGTCCTGTATAACGCAGAGAGTTCGTCCGAACTCAACGTTACAAATTCGCTGTGATATGATGGCGTCACGCCATCCAATAGAGCCACTTCTTCGGCAGTCAGCCAGCCTTTGTGTTTCGGTATCTGCCTTTCAGTAATATCGCCTAATTCAAGGAGAGAGTATTCAAGCGGATCGCGGAACAGGGGATCACGCTGAGGGGCCTGCCGCACCTGAAGCGAAAAAACAAAAAAAACCATAATGATCAGCATCAGTGCCGCCGCAAGCGGCAGCAGCCGCAAAAAGGAAAATCTCTTAGCAGACCGGCGGGCATGATCATCCCTGCTCAGGGCACGGATCTTCTGAGGAAGTGTCTTCCAGAACAGATCTCCGGGGTCAGGCGTCTCGCAGTCCCTCAAATCCTTTAACAGGACGAGCATTTCCACACATTCCGCGCATTGCCCCAGATGAGCCTCGACGCATTGTTTCTGGTCGTCCGTAAGCCGCGTCTCTGCATACTCGGGCAGCAGCCCTTCTATTTCATCATGAGACAGTGTCATGTCCCTTCTCCTTCATTGCATCACGAAGTTTTTGCAATCCATTATGGTAATGGGCCTTGACCGCACCTTCTGAGCATCCCATCACCCCTGCAGTCTCTTCACAGCTAAGTCCTTCATAGACCCTGAGCACGATCGTAAGCCTCTGGCGCTCTGGCAGCAGACCCAGAGCAGATCGCACGTCCAGTATCCTCTGCCTCTCCATGAGCAGGGACAGTGCCCCTTTTTGGTTGCATATGATCGTTTCTGTTATTTCGATCTCATCTTTCCGGCCCTGCCGGATCTGGTTCAGGCTCGCATGCGCCGCTATCTGATACAGCCAGGTCTTAAACGAAGATTGCCGCCTGAAATTCCGTATGCCGCCGATTACGTTCATAAAGGTCTTCTGGGTAAGATCCTTTGCCTCTTCCATGTCCCTCGTCATGCGATAGACAAACGCATAGATAACACGCTGATATTTCAGCACAATTTCTTCCATTGCCACATCGTCACCNNNNNNGCCGGCCATATATCGTTCGACAAGCCGAATATCATCATCCATCTGTATTCTTAGACCCCTCAGACAGGAAAAGGTTTAAACAAATAAAGCGGCCTTCTCAGAGACCTGCTATAGCTGTTATTGTTTATGGGACGCGGCAGGAAACATCTTGAAAAAATAAAAGGCAGGGGAAAGACTGGATAAACAGCCTTTCCCCTGCCTCGATACGATCACGTTTTTTTGATGATCTAACTGTCCGGATGGGCCTTCTTATAATCCCTCACCATTTCAGCCATCTTATCTTTAAGGTGAAGCTTTCTCTTTGCCAGCTTCTTGCGATCGAGGTCTTCCTCAGGCGTCAGGTAGACTTTCTTGTCAACTTCTATAAGCTGCATATCAAGGTCGTGGTGCTCATCACTCACTTTTCTGAACTCCTCGTTCTCCTGCGAAAGCTTAGCCATGATCTCCTGTTCTTTCACCTTTGCCTCCTCCTATTTCTCTATGATTTTGACCGTCATCTCCACTCTTTCATTAGGGTTGTCTCTCGCATCCCTGGGCTGGTTCACGATCTGATCGACAACATCCATGCCGGATACTACCTCGCCAAATACGGTGTACTGTCTGTCAAGAAACGAAGAATCCTTCACACAGATAAAAAACTGGGAACCTGCGCTATCAGGATTTGCTGACCGGGCCATCGAGAGGACGCCGCGTTTGTGAGGCTTATCACTAAATTCGGCCTTGACCGTATGGCCAGGGCCTCCCATGCCATGACTGGATTTATCAAGATTCCTGGAGTTCGGGTCTCCGCCCTGGATCATGAACCCCGGAATTACGCGATGAAAGGTCGTATTGTCGTAAAAACCCTTCCGGGCAAGCTCGATAAAATTGTTCACATGATTTGGGGCTATCTCCGGGAAGAACTTCAATTCAACTGCACCAAATTTTGTTTCAATAACTGCATGCGTATCTGCCATTCCTTCTTCTCCTCCTACTCAATCGTTAGCCTCTCTGGTATCAGGGCTTTTCCTCGATCACTTTGATTTTGATCTCTACCCGTTCGTTCGGATTGTTGGTACGCCGATCCTGGGGCAGCGTTGCGATCTTGTCCGCCACTTCCATGCCGCTCAGGACCTCGCCGAAGACGGTATATTGTCCGTCAAGTATAGCCTGCTGCCTCGGGTCCATATCAAAGCAGATAAAAAACTGGGAACCTGCGCTATTTGGATCGCTCATCCGGGCCATCGAAACGATGCCGCGTTTGTGAGGTTTCTTATTGAATTCAGCCTTGATCGTATATCCCGGCCCTCCTGTACCGTAGGCTGCACGCCTCGCCGGGTCCTTGCTGATCGGATCGCCGCCCTGGATCATAAAGCCTGCCATGACACGGTGAAATACTGTCCCGTCATAAAATCCGCTCTTTGCGAGTTCAAGAAAATTCTTTACATGCCCGGGCGCAACATCGGGGAAAAACTTCAGGGTCATATTGCCGAATTTTGTCTCGATGACCACCCTGGTTGCGGCCATTTTCTTTACTTCCTCTTTCGTAGCCGTGACAGATTTCACCTCTGCCGACACGGCTGCGGCATACATGCAGACGCAGAAAACCACCAATACATACAAAACTCTTTTCATGCGAATTGCTCTCCTTGTCCAGATAGTCCTGAATAATGCAGAAAATTCATATAGTGTCCCTATTGTAGCTCATTCAGGCAGATTCCTCAATAATCTTTTCTGCAAGCTTTGCCGAGTTCTCAATGCAGTCATTGACACTGATGCCGCGGTAGGCATTGCCCGTCAGGTAAAGGTTCTTCTGCTTTGCCAGTATCGCGTCAATGTTCCTCAGCCGCTCGGTATGTCCCACGGTGTACTGGGGGATTGCCATCTCGTGCCGGTATATGCGCACAAAATCAGGAGCAGCGGTGATCTTGATGATATCAGACAGTTCCTTTCTGATCGTCGCCAGCAATTGCGGTTCGGGCTGCATGGCAAGGTCAGAGGCCCTCGCACCACCAACCATGACCCGTAAAAGCGCATATCCTTCCGGCGCCCTGTTTTGGAAGATGCTGGAGTCATAGAGCGTACCCAGAATCTTCCGTTTTTCGCGGGATGGAATGAGATACCCAAAGGCATCGAGGTCTGCCGTGAACTTATCTTTCTTATATCCGAGACAGGCAACGGAGACCGAGGGATACGGTATTTCAGATAACGTGTTGGAGAGTTTTTTGTCGATATTTTTCATCATCTCTGAAGCCGCATATGCGGGTGAGGCAACAATGACCGTCTCTGCCTCAAAGGAAGAGCTGTCGGCAAAATGAATGGTATAACTGCTGCCTTTTTTTTCGATCGAGACCGCCCGGTAACCGAGACGGAGCCTGTCACCGAGAACCGCCTTGAGAGTTCGGATCAGTTCTCCCATACCGTCAAAGAATGAAGTAAGTATGCCGGCCGGCCCAGCTCCGACCTTTTCAGATGATCCCTGTTTTTTCTTTTCCTGCTGGAGTTTCAGCATGCCCCGGATGAGACCGCCGTATTTCTTTTCCAGGTCATAGACTCTGGGAAAGCATGCCCTGAGGCTCAGGGTCTCAGGATTTCCGGCATAAATGCCGGACGCCATGGGATCGATCAGTTTCTCATAGGCCTCTCTGCCCAACCTTCTCCGCGCAAACTCTGCAAGGGTCTCTTCTTCCTTTGCATTCCCTGCAATGAACGGTTCAGCCATGACCCTCAACCTGCCCGGCAGACTCAGGAGTTTCGAAAAGAGAAATGCCGGCGGAGACTCAGGCAGCCGATGAAGCACTCCGTTTGAGAAGATAAACCGCTTCCGTGATGCATCGTTGCTGCGCATGGGCTCAAGAGCCAGTTTCTTTGAAAGTTCGAGCGTCTTCGGCTTATTGTCAAGAAAACCGTTCACCCCCCATTCACAGAGAAAACCCTCTGCCTTGTCCGACCATATTTTCCCGCCGGGCCGCTGCTCAGCTTCAAAAATCGTTATATCAGCTTCGGCGTCTTTTTCAAGAAGAAACCAGGCAAGCGAAAGCCCTGATATGCCGCCACCGATAATCGCTATTCTTTCCATCCTGCCTCCTCCATTCCGTGAACAACAATATCAGCCAGAGCTGAAATAAACGTCGGCGAGAGGTTCAAAGATTCTGCCCGCTCAAGCCGTATGCCAAGCAATGCTGCCATCTCCCGGTAAAGCATATCAATTTCATACAGGGTCTCAATATGGTCAGAAACAAAGCTGATCGGGACCGCAAGGACGTTCTTTATCCCCTTTGAGGCCATCTCCTCAAGCATCTGCTCGGTAGAGGGCTCCAGCCAGGCCACAGGTCCGCTCTTTGACTGATACGAGAGTTTCCAGGGATTGCCGAACCTCGCGGTCACCGCTTTTATCGTTGCCATGATATGGTCTACATAGGGATCACCTTCATCCACAAACTTCTTCGGAAGACTATGTGCGCTGAAAAGCAGATGCACGTCTGTTGGCTTGATCCCAGGAGTCAGGGATGAAGAACAAAATAGTGCCAGCCCCTTCGCTATCTTTTCTGCAAGCGCATCGATATAACGCGGCTGATCGTACCAGGACATGATATGATGGGTTCTGATCGACGGGTAGGCGGTCAAAACCCTCCTGAGTTCAGAAAGCGACGATGCGGTAGTTGCGACAGAGTAGTGGGGATAGAGACTGAGAACCACGACCTTATCAATACCTTCTGCAGAAATACGACTGACCGCATCTTTGGTAAAGGGATGCCAGTATCGCATGCCGACAACGACCTTGAATTCTGTCTTACGGCCATGGGAGGCTGACTCCTCATTCAACGATGTTTCAAGGGCCTTTGCCTGATCATCCGTAATTTCCCTGATCGGTGATTTTCCCCCAATGAGCGCATAGGCAGCCTTTGTCTTGGCTGACCGCAGGGAGGAGATCAAAAAAGCAAGAGGCTTCTGAAGAAACACCGGACCAAGTCTTATGATCTCTCTGTCGGAAAAGAGGTTGTACAAAAAAGGCTGAACAGCCGCAAGTGAATCAGGGCCACCGAGATTGAGGAGCAGAACTCCAATGGAACGCTTCGTAGCCGCTTCCAAGGTCAGTCTTGATATCCTTCAAATATTCGGTCAAATTCGTCTGCAGCTTCGGCAAAGACATCGAGAATCCTGGGGTCAAAATGCTCAGGTTTCGTCCGGCCATCACCTTTCACGATAATGTTAAAGGCCTGTTCATGACTGAAGGGCGGCTTGTAGGGACGCTTGGACCGAAGCGAGTCATACTGATCGACGATATTCATGATCCTTCCCATAAGGGGAATATCCTCACCCTTGAGCCCTCGCGGATAACCGGTCCCATCCCATCGCTCATGATGCGTGAGAGCCACCACCTCTGCAGCAGAGAGGAATTCAGAAGAAGACTTTGAGAGTATCCTGGCGCCGATGGTCGTATGCGACTTGATAATTTCGAACTCCTCAGGCGTCAGCTTTCCCGGTTTCAGAAGAATATTGTCCGGAATTCCGATCTTGCCGATATCGTGCATAGGGCCTGCGTAAAAAATGGTCTCGCAAAAATCGCCCGCCTGCCCCAACTGCTCGGCCAGGATCCTGCAATAATAACTTATGCGTTTGATATGCGTTGCAGTATCCTCGTCCTTGAACTCGGCAGCAAGAGTGAGCCGATGGATCGTCTCGATATAGCTGCTTTTTATCTCCTGGTGGGCAGATTCGATATCGTCCATTGCAATCTGCAGCTCATAGGTCCTGTTCCTGACTTCCTGCTCAAGCCGCTGATTATGGCTGAGCATGAAGTCCTCATAATCCTTGATTCTCAGCAGATTTTTTACCCGGAGGATCAATTCGATTCTATCGATCGGTTTGGTCAGAAATTCATTCGCCGAGACCTCAAGCCCCCTCAGCTTTGATTCTCTGTCACTGAGTGCGGTAACGATCACAACCGGGATGTTTGCCGTTTCAGCGTCGTTCTTGATCAGACTGCAGGCCTCGTATCCGTCCATGTCGGGCATCATGATGTCCAGCAGCACCAGGTCAGGGAAAAGAGCCTTTACCTTCTCGACCGCCTCCCTGCCGTTTGAGGCTGTTTCGGCCTCATATCCCTCTGCCCTCAAGAGGGAACTGAGCAGCTTGACATTCTGCTCTTCGTCGTCGACCACCAGAATTTTCTTTTTATCTCCCATAGACCATGCCTTCCTTCACGCCGCATCTCCCCGATTCTTCTAAGCCTACCATGTCAGGGCCGCTGTGGCAATACGAAAATAAACCTGTTGCCGGCGGACAATCCATCATCAGGGGACTCTGCCGGCACCCCCTCGGCCCATATCCTGCCCCCATGGAGTTCCACATACCTTTTGCTCAGGAGAAGTCCTACATTGTCCTGTTTTCTCTCAATCGTGGTATCAAATTGTTTATAGGGATCAAAGAACCTCACGCGCTCTGTATCGGTTATAGCCGGACGAGAATCCGTGATCGCGACCTTAATGCAATCCCGCTCAGGAAGCAACGGCAACCGATCGGCCGTCGCAGATGCTTCCTGATTGCCGGAAATATCAGCAGGGCTGCAGCTTACCCGGGCAGTCTCTATCAGGATAGTCCCCTTGTCAGGCGTTGCATTAATAGCATCCGTAAGCAGGTTTACAAAGACCTGTTTGATTTTGCTTTCGTCAACGGTCAATAATCGTGCATCCTCGGCGACGGTTACGGATATGTCTATCCGGTGTTTTTTTGCCTTCTCCCGAAAGATATAGAGGGCATTGTTCATGATATCGCTGATATTGTATTCGCCATAACAAAGCTCTATACCGCCCGTCTCCATCTTGCTCAGATCCAGGACCTCATTAATCAGCTTCAGGAGCTTCAGGCCGCTTTGATAAATGTATTCAAGGTATTCCTTGTGGTCAGCCCGAATCTCACCATAAATGCCCTGGGACATTGCTTCGGAAAACCCGATAATTGCGTTCAGAGGAGTCCGCAGGTCATGGGACATATTCGCCAGGAAGGCGGACTTTGCCATATTAGCGCTCTCGGCAAGCAATTTTGCATCTTCCAGCTCCCGGGTTCTGCTCTTGACCTTGGCGTCAAGGTCTGTCAGCAGCGTCAGATTTTCGATCGCGATCGCCGCCTGGTTTGCATAAACCTGGCATAGTTCCACCTTGTCGGGTGTAAAATAGCCGAGCTTATCACTGTAAAAATTCAGAACTCCGATAACTGCCGTGCCGCCGCAGATAAGGGGTACGGACAACATGGAGCCATATTCTTTTTTCCCCGCATCACTGAGCCACGGCGTAAATATCGGATCGTTCTTTATATCGTTGATGATCTGAGGGATATTGAGCCGGATCGCTGTACCGATTGCCCCTCTGCCGGTAGGGGAATCATCCCACGTAATGGTACTATTGTTAAGGCAGCCTTCTTCAAAGCCGGCATACGCAACCGGTGCAACACTATAATTGCCCTCGTGAAGCAGTCCGAGCCAGACCATCCTGAAGTCAAAGAGTGCCCTGGCATTTTCGCAGATCGCCTTATACAACGGCAATTCATCAGTAAACCCGACAATGGCGTTCGACGCATTATTGAGCGCCAGGACATTGTCAGAGCGCTGCCTGATTTCATGAAAAGCGTCCTTCAGCCTGGCAGTCATCTCATTGAACCGTTCGGCAAACTGACCCATCTCGTCCTGGTTTGTCACCTCTATGCAGACATCAAAATTCCCCTTCCTGATTTCGTGCGCCGCATGGGCAAAACTTCTCAACGGTTTGACAATATTCTGCCTGATATACATGATTGTGATGATGGTTGCGGCACAGAATATTCCGAGAACGTAGAGCCTGAAAATATCGAACTTCCGGATATCTTCCTCATAATTTGCAAGAAGAAAACTCACCAGACGGTCAACATGGGCATTATACTGATAAATCTTAGAGTCATATAAACGCAATAAATCCCTGGCATCGCTTTCAGAAACAGTGGAGGGCAACTCAATGATCTTCACAACCAGGGGTTTCATCTCACCCTGCCATTTATCGGTCACTGCATTAAAAAGGGCAAGGATTTCAGGGCTTATTAGCGGCTTCAAATCCAGTTTCTTATTGCCTTCCTTCAGGTAACGGGCAGTAGTGTCATAATTATCCAGAATCGATCTGAGTTCGTTGACAAAATCCGTCCGTTTTTTTTCATCGAGCCTTTCGACATCCCGCTCGACCAGGCGTTCGAGCATCCATGCGATCTCAAAGGGTTTGGATTTAAACTGGCCGGCAAGGTCGATACCAGCTGCTTTGCCTTTCATGTTGTGGGTAAAAACAAAGTCAGAATAGGTATCAATGGCAAGAAAGAGAAGCAGAATTATGCTGATGACAACAAACTGCCGCGTCAGCGTTCCGAAGAAATTCATGAATCGTATCTATCCTCTGCCCCTGCTCACGATACAGGAGACGTTGTGATCATTACTCTTTTCTGCCGTATTTGTGCACAGCCTCAACCATAGCGATTGCATTTTCAACCGGCGTTTCTGGCAAAATACCGTGTCCAAGATTGAAAATATGCCCTCTCGCAGGTTCTGCCTTGAAAAGAATATCCTTTACCCGCTCCTCGATATGCTCCTTAGGCGCAAAGAGCACCAGAGGGTCAAGGTTTCCCTGGATCGAATATTTCTTGCCCAGTTTCTTTGCAGCCTTCGCCATGTCAACGCGCCAGTCAATACCGATGACATCAGCCCCGCATTTCTTGACGATCTTGAGCAGTCCGGAGCAGTCGTTCACAAAATAGATGACCGGCACGTCGAATTTCTTCAGCGCCTTGATCGCCGACTTCACAAACGGAAATATCATATTTTCGTAGTCATAGGGCGCAAGAATACCTGCCCAGGAATCGAAGAGCTGCACCGCCTGAGCACCTGCATTGATCTGTGCCGAGAGATATTCAATGACCGTAGCAGTAATCTTTTCCATGAGGGCCTTGAAGAGACCGGGGTTCTGATACATCATCTTCTTCGTATGCATGAAGTTCTTTGAACTGCCGCCTTCTATAATATACGTAGCAAGCGTCCAGGGCGCGCCGGAAAAACCGATAAGCGGCACCTTCAGTTCCTTCCGCAGGAGCTTTATGGTATCGAGCACAAAAGGCATGCTGTCTTCCGTGTCAGGGATGACCAGCTTGTCAACACCTGCCTTGGTCCTGACCGGGTCTGCAAGGATAGGCCCTTTCTTGTCATGAAACTCAAGCGGCATGCCCATCGCCTCCACCGCAATAAGGATGTCGGAAAAAAGGATCGCGGCATCAACACCAAGGATATCGACCGGCTGAAGTGTCACCTTGGCTGCAAGTTCCGGGGTTTTGCAGAGAGTCAGGAAGTCAACCTTGGAGCGCACCTCCTGGTATTCCGGCAGATACCTGCCGGCCTGTCTCATAAGCCATACCGGCGTATAGTCAACCTTCTCTCCACGGCATGCCCTTAAAAATGTATCGTTCATTTTTCCACCTTTTCCCTTTCAAGTCTTTTCGGTTTATAACTGCAGAATGGTTCTTCTTCGAGATAGTCTCCGTACACAGAATATGCCCGGGCCCTGCATCCGCCGCAGACATTCACATATTCACAGGCGCCGCACCTGCGCTTGTATTTCTTGAAATCACGGAGGGCCTTGAAGAGTTCAGAACCCTCCCAGATCTCCTTGAATGATTTTTCTCTGACGTTGCCTGCAGGCAGGTTGAAGTAGCTGCAGGGCAGGACATTGCCGTCAACATCGATCAGGCAGATGAGCTGGCCGGCAAGACATCCCTTGGACCCGCCGGTCGAAAATTTAAGGGTCCTCTTCTTGAACTTCTCGCCGTCCTCTTTTGCCCTCTGGAGCGTCACGCGGTAATAATGAGGTGCACAGGTAGGTCTGACCAGAAGAAGGTCCTCTTCCTTTTCCATGTCATAGTGCCAGTCCAGGATCTTGTCATAATCCTCTTTGGAGATGAGTTCGTTCATGATCTCCTCGCCCCTGCCTGTCGGAACGATCATGAACATGTACCATGCGGTGGCGCCAAGCTCCTTTGCAAGTTTATATACCTGCGGGATCTGTTCCTGGTTCCTCTTGGTGAATGACGAGTTGATGATGAACTCGATACCGTGTTTTTTGAAAAGCTTTGCAGCGTTAATAGTCCCTGCAAACGCGCCTTTTTCATTCCTGAAATCGTCATGCACAGTCGCGTCAGCACCGTCAAGACTGAGAGAGACAATCCTGAATTCCGGACTGTTTGATCTTATCGCAGATCTCGTCAGTCACGAGCGTGCCGTTCGTTGCAAGGCACATTCTGAGACCTTTGCCGGTGCCGTACTGCGCGATCTCAAAAACATCTTTTCTCGTAAGAGGCTCTCCGCCAGAAAGAACGACAACCGGCTTGGCA
This genomic window from Nitrospirota bacterium contains:
- a CDS encoding peptidylprolyl isomerase; this encodes MADTHAVIETKFGAVELKFFPEIAPNHVNNFIELARKGFYDNTTFHRVIPGFMIQGGDPNSRNLDKSSHGMGGPGHTVKAEFSDKPHKRGVLSMARSANPDSAGSQFFICVKDSSFLDRQYTVFGEVVSGMDVVDQIVNQPRDARDNPNERVEMTVKIIEK
- a CDS encoding zf-HC2 domain-containing protein codes for the protein MTLSHDEIEGLLPEYAETRLTDDQKQCVEAHLGQCAECVEMLVLLKDLRDCETPDPGDLFWKTLPQKIRALSRDDHARRSAKRFSFLRLLPLAAALMLIIMVFFVFSLQVRQAPQRDPLFRDPLEYSLLELGDITERQIPKHKGWLTAEEVALLDGVTPSYHSEFVTLSSDELSALYRTLRTKDQTGG
- a CDS encoding response regulator, translating into MGDKKKILVVDDEEQNVKLLSSLLRAEGYEAETASNGREAVEKVKALFPDLVLLDIMMPDMDGYEACSLIKNDAETANIPVVIVTALSDRESKLRGLEVSANEFLTKPIDRIELILRVKNLLRIKDYEDFMLSHNQRLEQEVRNRTYELQIAMDDIESAHQEIKSSYIETIHRLTLAAEFKDEDTATHIKRISYYCRILAEQLGQAGDFCETIFYAGPMHDIGKIGIPDNILLKPGKLTPEEFEIIKSHTTIGARILSKSSSEFLSAAEVVALTHHERWDGTGYPRGLKGEDIPLMGRIMNIVDQYDSLRSKRPYKPPFSHEQAFNIIVKGDGRTKPEHFDPRILDVFAEAADEFDRIFEGYQD
- a CDS encoding RNA polymerase sigma factor codes for the protein MDDDIRLVERYMAGXXGDDVAMEEIVLKYQRVIYAFVYRMTRDMEEAKDLTQKTFMNVIGGIRNFRRQSSFKTWLYQIAAHASLNQIRQGRKDEIEITETIICNQKGALSLLMERQRILDVRSALGLLPERQRLTIVLRVYEGLSCEETAGVMGCSEGAVKAHYHNGLQKLRDAMKEKGHDTVS
- a CDS encoding peptidylprolyl isomerase; this translates as MAATRVVIETKFGNMTLKFFPDVAPGHVKNFLELAKSGFYDGTVFHRVMAGFMIQGGDPISKDPARRAAYGTGGPGYTIKAEFNKKPHKRGIVSMARMSDPNSAGSQFFICFDMDPRQQAILDGQYTVFGEVLSGMEVADKIATLPQDRRTNNPNERVEIKIKVIEEKP
- a CDS encoding GAF domain-containing protein, with product MNFFGTLTRQFVVISIILLLFLAIDTYSDFVFTHNMKGKAAGIDLAGQFKSKPFEIAWMLERLVERDVERLDEKKRTDFVNELRSILDNYDTTARYLKEGNKKLDLKPLISPEILALFNAVTDKWQGEMKPLVVKIIELPSTVSESDARDLLRLYDSKIYQYNAHVDRLVSFLLANYEEDIRKFDIFRLYVLGIFCAATIITIMYIRQNIVKPLRSFAHAAHEIRKGNFDVCIEVTNQDEMGQFAERFNEMTARLKDAFHEIRQRSDNVLALNNASNAIVGFTDELPLYKAICENARALFDFRMVWLGLLHEGNYSVAPVAYAGFEEGCLNNSTITWDDSPTGRGAIGTAIRLNIPQIINDIKNDPIFTPWLSDAGKKEYGSMLSVPLICGGTAVIGVLNFYSDKLGYFTPDKVELCQVYANQAAIAIENLTLLTDLDAKVKSRTRELEDAKLLAESANMAKSAFLANMSHDLRTPLNAIIGFSEAMSQGIYGEIRADHKEYLEYIYQSGLKLLKLINEVLDLSKMETGGIELCYGEYNISDIMNNALYIFREKAKKHRIDISVTVAEDARLLTVDESKIKQVFVNLLTDAINATPDKGTILIETARVSCSPADISGNQEASATADRLPLLPERDCIKVAITDSRPAITDTERVRFFDPYKQFDTTIERKQDNVGLLLSKRYVELHGGRIWAEGVPAESPDDGLSAGNRFIFVLPQRP
- the hemG gene encoding protoporphyrinogen oxidase, which translates into the protein MERIAIIGGGISGLSLAWFLLEKDAEADITIFEAEQRPGGKIWSDKAEGFLCEWGVNGFLDNKPKTLELSKKLALEPMRSNDASRKRFIFSNGVLHRLPESPPAFLFSKLLSLPGRLRVMAEPFIAGNAKEEETLAEFARRRLGREAYEKLIDPMASGIYAGNPETLSLRACFPRVYDLEKKYGGLIRGMLKLQQEKKKQGSSEKVGAGPAGILTSFFDGMGELIRTLKAVLGDRLRLGYRAVSIEKKGSSYTIHFADSSSFEAETVIVASPAYAASEMMKNIDKKLSNTLSEIPYPSVSVACLGYKKDKFTADLDAFGYLIPSREKRKILGTLYDSSIFQNRAPEGYALLRVMVGGARASDLAMQPEPQLLATIRKELSDIIKITAAPDFVRIYRHEMAIPQYTVGHTERLRNIDAILAKQKNLYLTGNAYRGISVNDCIENSAKLAEKIIEESA
- a CDS encoding Ig-like domain-containing protein, whose translation is MRVTIILSALLAVMLCSCGGGGGNGRDSGSDNTSATLVSIIVTPANPSITVGNTQQFTAIGTYSDSSTQDLSSSATWTSSNSAVATINITGLATATTAGVTTITATSGNIAGSTTLTVSDAVIESPFGFHPASVAKQGYTSNGYGDASNIGVKWTRDGVYAYWFLVQPDLASEAYDFTRYDQQWSRVPAGMNILANIAPQGPIDEGRCLAGSYFPVDEQKYVAFVKALVRRYGGDSYAASGLHSPIKYWQVGNEPSSLRSGFADLQRITYTAIKEVCSDCMVLIGGVPGMPPVADYLSNFDQHYKPILEALGGQYVDVMDFHWYGNATGDYLGTKDVNDHVRAALNANGFPTIPFWIAEMGSYSGDPTSVKPVPFDYPFQTEHQQAMDYFKRFVYPLTFGVKKIFPAFGLMEGFKYDGGYFDYTGLIYDGWGVNDLGLGVKKLSYYTYKKMVEMLEGSDWKNIQTIQASGNVYIFRFTKNTVPIYAAWWDYFNDS
- the hemH gene encoding ferrochelatase, whose protein sequence is MGVLLLNLGGPDSLAAVQPFLYNLFSDREIIRLGPVFLQKPLAFLISSLRSAKTKAAYALIGGKSPIREITDDQAKALETSLNEESASHGRKTEFKVVVGMRYWHPFTKDAVSRISAEGIDKVVVLSLYPHYSVATTASSLSELRRVLTAYPSIRTHHIMSWYDQPRYIDALAEKIAKGLALFCSSSLTPGIKPTDVHLLFSAHSLPKKFVDEGDPYVDHIMATIKAVTARFGNPWKLSYQSKSGPVAWLEPSTEQMLEEMASKGIKNVLAVPISFVSDHIETLYEIDMLYREMAALLGIRLERAESLNLSPTFISALADIVVHGMEEAGWKE
- a CDS encoding DUF465 domain-containing protein translates to MKEQEIMAKLSQENEEFRKVSDEHHDLDMQLIEVDKKVYLTPEEDLDRKKLAKRKLHLKDKMAEMVRDYKKAHPDS